The proteins below are encoded in one region of Geomonas ferrireducens:
- a CDS encoding NADP-dependent malic enzyme, with translation ETLKKTMNIPVFHDDQHGTAIISSAALLNALQLTGKKIEEIRIVVNGAGASANSCAKLAMALGVKPNNMIMCDTKGVIYKGRVEGMNPYKELFAADTPFRTLEEAAAGADVLFGLSAKGAFTPEMIRSMAPNPIIFALANPDPEITPEEAHAVRGDVIMATGRSDYPNQVNNVLGFPFIFRGALDVRATAINEEMKLAAVHALANLAREEVPDSVSKAYGNEKFSFGVNYIIPKPFDPRVLLHVAPAIAQAAMETGVARQPIEDMAKYIEQLECSQGKSKEVMRMIINKAKSDPKKVVFPEGDNEKILRAAQTLVEEGIAQPILVGDKKKIQQKMDELNLDLDVPIVDPTESEHTEEYAQELYRRRQRKGLTLTECQRIMRRKSRVQFATMMVAQGHADTLLGGIDTHYPETIRPALQVLGKQAGLSSVHGLYMMVFKKEVYFLADTTVTIDPTAEELAETAILAAEKVAMLGIEPRIAMLSFSNFGSVDHPQTRKVKRAVELVKERAPSLIVEGEMQADTAVVPELLEGFTFSKLKTPANVLIFPDLNSGNICYKLLRRLGGAEAIGPILMGMNKPVHVLQRGDDVNDVVNMAAIAVVDVQNV, from the coding sequence TCGGCGTGAAGCCCAACAACATGATCATGTGCGACACCAAAGGGGTCATCTACAAGGGGCGGGTCGAGGGGATGAACCCCTACAAGGAGCTCTTCGCGGCCGACACGCCTTTCCGCACCCTCGAAGAGGCCGCGGCCGGGGCCGACGTCCTTTTCGGGCTCTCCGCGAAAGGCGCCTTCACACCGGAGATGATCCGGAGCATGGCACCGAACCCGATCATCTTCGCCCTGGCGAACCCGGATCCGGAGATCACCCCTGAGGAGGCGCACGCGGTGCGCGGCGACGTCATCATGGCGACCGGCAGAAGCGATTACCCGAACCAGGTGAACAACGTGCTCGGCTTCCCGTTCATCTTCCGCGGTGCGCTCGACGTGCGTGCCACCGCGATCAACGAGGAGATGAAGCTGGCCGCGGTGCATGCGCTCGCAAATCTCGCCCGCGAGGAGGTGCCCGACTCGGTGTCCAAGGCCTACGGCAACGAGAAGTTCTCCTTCGGGGTCAACTACATCATTCCGAAGCCCTTCGATCCGCGCGTACTTTTGCACGTGGCGCCGGCGATCGCCCAGGCTGCCATGGAGACCGGCGTCGCACGCCAGCCGATTGAGGACATGGCGAAATACATCGAGCAGCTCGAGTGCTCGCAGGGCAAATCCAAAGAAGTCATGCGCATGATCATCAACAAGGCGAAGAGCGACCCGAAAAAGGTCGTCTTCCCCGAAGGTGACAACGAGAAGATCCTGCGCGCGGCCCAGACCCTCGTCGAGGAGGGGATCGCGCAGCCGATCCTCGTGGGGGACAAAAAGAAGATCCAGCAGAAGATGGACGAGCTGAACCTCGACCTCGACGTCCCGATCGTCGACCCGACCGAGTCGGAACACACCGAGGAATACGCACAGGAGCTCTACCGCCGGCGCCAGAGAAAGGGGCTAACCCTCACCGAATGCCAGCGCATCATGCGCAGAAAATCCCGCGTCCAGTTCGCGACCATGATGGTGGCGCAGGGGCACGCCGACACCCTTTTGGGTGGCATCGACACCCACTACCCGGAGACGATCCGTCCGGCGCTGCAGGTGCTCGGCAAACAGGCCGGTCTCTCCAGCGTGCACGGCCTCTACATGATGGTGTTCAAGAAGGAGGTCTACTTCCTGGCCGACACCACGGTGACCATCGACCCGACCGCGGAGGAACTCGCCGAAACCGCCATCCTCGCCGCCGAGAAGGTCGCCATGCTCGGCATCGAGCCGAGAATCGCCATGCTTTCCTTCTCGAACTTCGGCTCGGTGGACCACCCGCAGACGAGAAAGGTGAAGCGTGCCGTCGAACTCGTCAAGGAGCGCGCCCCCAGCCTGATCGTCGAGGGGGAGATGCAGGCGGACACCGCGGTGGTCCCCGAGCTGCTTGAAGGGTTCACCTTCTCGAAATTGAAAACACCGGCGAACGTGCTCATCTTCCCGGACCTCAACTCCGGCAACATCTGCTACAAGCTTTTGCGCCGCCTGGGAGGCGCCGAGGCGATCGGCCCCATCCTCATGGGGATGAACAAGCCGGTGCACGTGCTGCAGCGCGGCGACGACGTGAACGACGTCGTCAACATGGCCGCCATCGCCGTGGTTGATGTGCAGAACGTCTAG
- a CDS encoding beta-class carbonic anhydrase — protein MSLLQKVLDHNKKFVRPGAFPPLPKDPKKQLAIFTCMDTRLVDFLEPAMGIKRGDAKVIKNAGNTLVDPNGGVIRSLVAAVFLLGVEEIFVIGHKDCGMASVDVEMLKRKMVERGVDPAAIEDLDPDLGQWVGAFSCPEENVERVTSIIRKSPLIPKDVPVHGLIFCPNDGHLEVIVSGY, from the coding sequence ATGTCTCTTCTCCAAAAAGTTCTCGACCACAATAAGAAGTTCGTGAGGCCGGGCGCCTTCCCTCCCCTTCCGAAAGATCCCAAGAAGCAGCTGGCCATCTTCACCTGCATGGACACGCGGCTCGTCGATTTCCTCGAGCCCGCCATGGGGATCAAGCGCGGCGATGCCAAGGTGATCAAGAACGCCGGCAACACCCTGGTCGACCCCAACGGCGGCGTGATCCGCAGCCTCGTGGCGGCCGTTTTTCTCTTGGGCGTCGAGGAGATCTTCGTGATCGGCCACAAGGATTGCGGCATGGCATCGGTTGATGTGGAAATGCTCAAGCGGAAGATGGTGGAGCGCGGCGTCGATCCCGCCGCCATAGAAGATCTCGACCCCGATCTCGGCCAGTGGGTGGGCGCCTTCAGCTGCCCGGAAGAAAACGTGGAGCGGGTCACCTCGATCATCCGCAAAAGCCCCCTCATCCCGAAGGACGTGCCGGTGCACGGCCTTATCTTCTGCCCGAACGACGGGCACCTGGAAGTCATCGTCTCCGGTTACTGA